From Mytilus edulis chromosome 9, xbMytEdul2.2, whole genome shotgun sequence, the proteins below share one genomic window:
- the LOC139488478 gene encoding LITAF domain-containing protein-like isoform X2 yields the protein MPGGQKNRAREKTSLGIGHGSKKRNMAAPHKPMTENNNRSVVKKKNQFEPIEVTCPSCSSKITTEVTYEPGLSSWMACLVCSYLGLVLGCCLIPFLHKRFKDCVHTCPNCKQIVKRCSRLKSKK from the exons ATGCCAGGAGGACAGAAAAATCGAGCAAGAGAGAAAACAAGTCTTGGAATAGGACATGGCAGTAAAAAACGAAACATGGCTGCTCCACATAAACCCATGACAGAAAACAATAACAGATCTG TAGTAAAGAAGAAAAATCAGTTTGAACCGATAGAGGTTACTTGTCCATCATGCAGTTCAAAAATAACAACAGAAGTTACCTATGAACCTGGATTATCATCATGGATGGCTTgtttagtttgttcttatttgGG GTTGGTTCTTGGATGTTGCCTGATTCCGTTTCTACACAAACGATTTAAAGATTGTGTACATACATGCCCAAACTGTAAACAAATAGTCAAGAGATGTAGCAGGCTAAAGAGCAAGAAATAG
- the LOC139488478 gene encoding LITAF domain-containing protein-like isoform X1, translating into MPGGQKNRAREKTSLGIGHGSKKRNMAAPHKPMTENNNRSDVVVKKKNQFEPIEVTCPSCSSKITTEVTYEPGLSSWMACLVCSYLGLVLGCCLIPFLHKRFKDCVHTCPNCKQIVKRCSRLKSKK; encoded by the exons ATGCCAGGAGGACAGAAAAATCGAGCAAGAGAGAAAACAAGTCTTGGAATAGGACATGGCAGTAAAAAACGAAACATGGCTGCTCCACATAAACCCATGACAGAAAACAATAACAGATCTG ATGTAGTAGTAAAGAAGAAAAATCAGTTTGAACCGATAGAGGTTACTTGTCCATCATGCAGTTCAAAAATAACAACAGAAGTTACCTATGAACCTGGATTATCATCATGGATGGCTTgtttagtttgttcttatttgGG GTTGGTTCTTGGATGTTGCCTGATTCCGTTTCTACACAAACGATTTAAAGATTGTGTACATACATGCCCAAACTGTAAACAAATAGTCAAGAGATGTAGCAGGCTAAAGAGCAAGAAATAG